DNA from Daucus carota subsp. sativus chromosome 1, DH1 v3.0, whole genome shotgun sequence:
tctagagcaacctccacctgagaatacactggagcaagtggcactgagtaccattacagcaaggattgaagagattgaaaacaagcttactcagaagagagtagaggaagctgcaaagaggaaagctgagcaaaagctgcttaatgcaagagccaagaaaccaaggacagattagttcaggctagaggaacaaatggctacttgtatttacttttgatttctggaaaatgtaagatataatccagactgtacttagtattatttcctgtttaaattagtatgctttttcattgtgtcagttgagttatcctcttaaaggatttgcttgtcgaactctaacaatcaaatagggggagattgtaaagcataatgtaacgtaaatgtaattacgataactcaacacaacaaaagacaggaaacaatacgtaagtataatacaggaatctacaggttggagattcgatacgaatagtcaaagacaatcaagatatctgagacaagcatccgtccactggaagaagttcattaacatgttcaagcctcagtgaagaataaagttcaatgtgtttctgctatcaagattgcctgaagatcaagtatcaaagaccagaagattccagtatatttaaattgattatttataatcaaatttatcgaagcaacatctaacccggaatgactgatcaagtatattatcaagcaaaggattcaaagaattatttcagttcgagtcgttcgtgaaccagaccagtgcacaggacgtcaggacatacgaaaatattcagtggattcgatcaacgaattaattgatcaagtcaatcgagctgctccaggatatattgccaaagaactcattgttatgtatatatatatatatatatacatataatgatGTATATTGAAGTCCAAGACAAATTTGTTTAAGTACAAATTTACAGGGGAGGCTCCAATGGatttggagcgcaaactttgaccaagtcaaagtttgcgcctccacaCCCTTTAAatcacttagaaattttctaagtaactCTCAGGGGTACTCAGTGAaggaagcgcaaggtttgacctcaagtcaaagcgccaactttgacttgagTCAATCACTTCGAAATTTGTCTAAGGCACTACTCAGTGATACAGTAGAAGCTCagtgaggcgcaacctttgactctggtcaaagtttgcgccacacACATACTCTTCATGGTGTCAAGCGCAACTTCAGTTTATTCTGACCAAGGCATCACAAGGGAACACTGTATGGCGCCACTATTGACTTTCctgaggcgcaaggtttgaccttatatatatacacatatatatgattcaaagcgcaactttgatatacatatatgtgtatatagaaCCTGCGCCCCTTCATGCATTCaattggagttagttttatttttataaaacgaattcgtccaggacgaactcgttaaccatggttagttgttggaaagcctataaatagagctttgtgttttcatttgaaaaaaactacacactttgtaaagtgcacacactatacacattctcgagagttaagaTTAGAATATCagttttatcgagagtttgtaatagagtgattgtagtctctgcagccgacacttgtgttggaatttgtagcacccgaggattatttctaatacaagaatattccccgacttgctggagttatttatttacgattgatttaacatggactgaaacaagattatccgcaattaaattaaatcgaagaaaattggtacgacgtattcaaccccccccttctacgtctgattggacctaacaaaaaCAAAGGTTCTTAATAACAAAGTTTGCTCAAATCTGGTTATCTAGAACAGCATGAACAAAGATGATTTTTTCCTCGGCCGGTGCTGCAAAAAACAATATCATAAGATCTTCGTCCTTGGCTATTTTCTTTGCAACTTGAAGCTTCTGCAATACCGTGAGATTTGGAATTTTTGATAGTTCGTCATTTAATTGCTTCTTTTTCTGCATCATATCTTCTTCTGCTGCAATAAGTAACTTGGTTGACGCCTCAAACTGATTGGCAATCCTGTCCGAAGCAGCATACACAGCTTCCAACAATGATTCTACATTTCCTTTCTTCCTTTTCTTGCTTGTTGACTCGTCTGAATGTGTGCTTCGTTGCAGGTCCTCCTGAAGAGATAATTCATCAGCAGCTTCAGTGTTCAATTCTTCTACCACATCTTCAAGATTTTCAGCCATATTTCCGGTTGCTctatcttttccaaaaataactgAAAGTTCTTTGAATGATGGCATGGCAGTATTCTGCCATTTTGCTGCTCCAGGATGAACCTGCACAATTATTTCACGTTTCAGCAATCCACTTGTATCTTATTGTTTACCTTCTGCTTTAACTCTGTTTTgaatagaatttataatataatttgtagGCACATCAGCAAAGAAAACCGATATTTAGAGGGAGTAATGCAACACAGAGATCTTAGCAAAGGAATCCACTACATCCAGcactttttaataataaaaactcaATTCCCTCAACCAAACAACCTACTATGGCTTCCCTAATAATATAATCCTTTCATAATTGTGGAATTTAGTTGCACATTGCAACTGCTAAgtacatgtttttgttttttttattctgCAATGTCTTGGTGGAAGGAGACTTGGTGGAGTCATGGAGTGTGATAGTCCTACATTTTTGATATAGTTTTTCCACAAGTGCCTTTGGTAAATTCCTGACCAGATTAATTTGGTTTAGTAACTTTAAACTTGTTACATGCTTTGGTTTGAAAACCTGTAAGTTGTTCAAGGCTCTGGCATGGTTCAGCACTGGTCTATCTTTGGCCACTTAAGCCATGTTCCTAAGTTTTAAATAGGGAGGAAAGCAGGTATAAGGGGAGTAAAATTATCTCCACTTCCAAATAAATACTTTGTTCTCATCAATTTAATACTTTGATTTAATGAATTGCAAATATTATACTTTGTTCTCATCAATCTTATTGTTTACCTTCTACTTCCtcgttaaaaaattaaattagggAACAAGCTAGTCACTTTCTTTACTCAAGTTAGTAAATAGTTGATTCAGTCCGCCTACTGAGCCAATTTATTTTGTTCTAGAAAGCTAAAATAGATATTGGATTTCATAGTCACCTCCTAGACAGAACCACATTGCAGTGAGATGAATAACAAGAACATGCTTTAGCAATCACTAATCagctaattaattattattcctGACTCAAAAGAGATACCTTCTGTACTTCATCGATTGTAACattaaaatgattttctaaGAGAGGTATACTTAAGTATAATTCTATCTTCAGAACAGCTAATTAAAGACCATGTTAGTGTAAGAAATTGCCAGGAAAAGCAGATCtggtattattaattatatgtgataATTAATTACCTTAAGATATTGAACCCAAACATCCCTCGGCGCCGTAACAACATTGTCTTCTGCGTTCCATCCAAACCCCGAACTGTTTGCTCCATAGCTGATGTCGTACACAGCACTGAAATCCTTTTTTAGTGTCTTCATTCGAGACTCTATATGAGGCTTTCCCTTTATACGTGCTGTAGGAAGCTTGGTTTGCAGTGAACTCTCAAGAAATGTCAGGTATCCAGGTTTAAAGCCATTGTCCGCTTTGAACTTTCCGGTATTCACAAGTTCCATCAAAGCTTCGACTAGtttttcatcttcttcttctgtccatttccttttattttttcCAGCGCCTCTTTCTAGTACCGATGAATTATTTGATTCCATATCACCAGCCATTTCAATTCTGCATATACAAGAACAGAAATAGTCTCAGAACAAGTTACAATAGCAGCAGCAAAAGTTGACAAGTACACCAATAAGGCTGAAAAAATGTTTGTTTATTGATTCCTGGTAAAATGTTAAATTAGTTCTGCTCAAGAGTTAACACAGAATGAAAAAGTGACTAGACTAGAGTGACATGTTCTGGCATATTGAAAGAGTCTATCTGGCTGCTGACCACGTCTTTTCTGATcatataatcacataatcacatgttcacataataaaacattaataacttTTGCTGACATAATCATATAATCGTAGAATAAAACATTAACTTTTCTGATCATATAATGTTCACATAATCACATGTAAGATCTCCCTTTTAAGTTCATTTAGTCCAACAATGATGACAATAATAACCATCCTCAtggtttttttttaaggaatgaCACAGTTCCTCCCTCCGTCCCGaaggttgtttacgttcactatttatacatattttgacACTCctttaaagcataattttatAACGTTTTTCAGACTAACCAAAAATCACACCAATAAGGCTGAAGAAAGGGCAGTTTGCCAGGAAATAAAAACTCAACAGTATGCCAAAACAATTTTCTAAAAAGACTATATTCTCTACAAGTAAACTAAATAAAAACTTAATACTGATATAAAGGACCACCAAAAAGACTCCAGTCAAGGACTCTGAAGCTTGAGACTGCCAATTTAAAAGCTTGTGAATGCCCAAAGCCAAACCAAAAGAAGATACAAGCACACTTTTTACGTAATGGAATTAAGACTTAAAACAATATTAGCTAGCAATTGATTTACAAACGACGACTCAAAGAGACAATATCGTAATGAAATCAAGACTTAAAACAATATCGTGTTCAGAAAATCAGACCTAATAAACCATAGATCCCCATGTATCCAACAGACCTAATAGAATACAAAGCTCAATTGCAAACCATAAACCATAAATCAGACCAGAATTAAGACTAAAGAGTAATAAACCTAATAGAATACAAAGAGTAAAGAGTAAAGATCAGTAAGATTATCAGTAAATCAGTAACTTCTGTCGCAGAACAGTACATATCAATAATCTAACAATAACCATGGTCCTAAAATATATGTCTCAAACAGAGAAATACAAAAGATTGATAGACCCCTAAtagaattattttcaatttgtatatatttgtaaGAAACATTAGTCTAACTTTTAGTCACTGAATTTCCATCAAGCTCAAAGTATACTTCCTAAATAATAAGTAATATCAAACTAGAAAGAAGATTAGACAACAGAGAAGAGGACAACTATTCATAGTTTTTAGAGGCTTTTTATCGAACAGCTAATATACATTATTCAAACACAAACATTTAACACAAAATGATGTGCAAATAATTGATAAAAAGATACATTAACACATAAATCAGCCAGATTAACAGAGAATACATCTAAATCAGTCTACAAATTACACAATTTAGCAATATTGATGATAAAATTCAAATGGATCAAGCTCGAACCTGTATGCTTAGATAATTTTAGATTTCAAAATCGTTGCAATGGTAAACTGAATCCTTGAGATGCGTCGGACATGGAGCTTATTGAAATCTGTGGAGTCGATGCGAGAGTCTGAACTCTGAATCGCCCTTGTCTGAGAGCAGCAATGGAGAGCAGCTGCGAGAGAGGCGACTGAAGAGGGGGAGAGGCAAACAAAGAAGAGAGAGATGCGAGGAAGacagagatgagagagagagacgagagagagagagagaggcgagaGAGAGCTGCGTAAAGGAGCGGAGAGCGTGAGTGAATGGAATGGGCTTAACCCGCACTTTCAAGAATGAATCGATTGTCTGATTAGTCGATGGATTGGAATGAATAAAAGAATGGGTTATTCCATTCCTTGGGCCAACCAaacagaatttttattttttgaatggaATGGCCCATTCCATTCTGGGCTAAACTGATTCTATTCATGCCAACCAAACAGAGTGCTATAGTTTTCATCCAAATTGTTGCGTGTTTGTACAATAAGTTAAAGCCTTTCGGCACCTTTGGACTTGGCTTCACTTCAATGAACTGTGACTTAATTTTCTGCAACTGATCATTCTGATTTTTCTTCTGCACTTGGCCGCAACTTTTCTTTCTTCTTAATGTGTAGATAATCAATCCATAAAGAATGTCAAGAGAAGTAAATGTCCAAGCATTCAGTACACTACATACAAATATTCGAATTAACGATTCAATTGTCCACATATATATTCCTACTATAAATCAAATTCAACATATCAAGCAAATAATTCACATAACACTGCAGTTGTGTAGCTCATTAATTCCTCAGGCCATGCTACAAAAGAGCCAAGTGCATCTTCGTCATACAGGGCATGATATGGCAACAGAACGGGGGAGGATTCCACGATGTCTCTTCTGGAACATCTTCGTCATACAGGGCATGATAATCTCTAGTTGTCGATGATAAAACAACTGACCAATCAGCATCACATGGATCTCAACATAAGATACTTGGTTGACTTGGTCAACATAGACATATTTGTCTTTTTTGTGGCCTGATCGATTCAAGTTCACGAGTGTAAAGCCAAGATCATCGGACTTGATACCTTTGTCATTTGATGTCCATGTACACAAAAATAAAGGGGCCTTGAATGCGTGGTAGTCTAACTCTCATATTTCTTCTATAATGCCAAAAAATGTTAAATCAGCCTCTATAGGATTTATATTCTTTGCACTGGAAACTTGGACCGTCCTAGCAACTAATGACACGTCACTGTTTTGAACTACCCTAGCATCATATCGCTCCTTTGTGTGGAATCAGACCCCGTCAACCACATAGCCTTCATAAATCAACACTGAATAAGATGGTTTTCCTACCAACCGTCTTATTGTTTCTGAAACGCTTCCCCGTCACTGATTTCTGTACTCACCTGCACATAAAGTCATAAGGCCTATAAGTTGATTTCAAGTAAAGCACAAATTGAAGAAAATAGTAATAAAATGGGAGAAGAATGTCACCCAACTATTTGTTGAAACCAGTCCACAAATTGTCGATTGTGCTCTCCCAATAGCCACTACGCACCCTTCTTTTTTCCGTGGTAAATTCAGTCCAAATATTCCTGATGCAACCTGATCATAATTACATTACATAAGTATAAACCATCTATAAAAAGGGACTACTACAGGACTTACagaaatacataaataatttacTTACTTAATATATGGTTccactttaatattattaaggATGACTGTGAGATGTGCCTCATCTCGTTCCTTTTCTGCCACCGACTTCATTATCACGCCACCAACTGGATCGGGAAACTTTTCATCTTTGTCAAGACCAGCAGTTCTACTACTCTCGGTAAAGAACCCCGTGCAAAATTCAATTGATTCTTCTTTAATATAACCTTCAGCTATCTCGGATAAAATCGGTTTCTTACATAACTCTtcaatattttgttaaatcgttCAAATGGAAACATCCACCTAAAAAAAACCTGGCCACATAAACGCAATTCCCCTACTAAGTGGACTGTTAGATGTATCATAACATCAGAATGATGGAGGGAATATTTTTTTCCAACTCGCACAAGGTTAGAATCacatctgattggagtttactCAATTTTGACACATCTATGACTTTGTTGCACAAAGAGTTAAAGAAAAAGCATAATATGATTATACTTACCCTTACATTTTTCGGAAGCACGGAACGAATACAAACCGGTAGTAATTGTTGGAGGAGGACATGACAATCATGAGACTTCAGCCCATACAACTTCAAATCAATCATCGAGACATAATCTTTTATATTGGATGCATGTCCATATGATAGTTTCATATTGGACAATGATGTCAACattgtttttcttcttttctaaaCAAAGTAAAAGGGGCAGGAGGTAAGTATGTCCTCTTTTCTCCTATTTCAGGAGCTAAATCAGCCCTTACACCCATCTCAACCATATCAAGATGATAGGCATTGCTGTCTTTAGTCTTGAATTTCAGATTAAGTAGTGTCCCAATTATGTTATCACACACGTTCTTCTCGATGTGCATAACATCTAAACAATGACGAACATGGTGAAACTTCCaat
Protein-coding regions in this window:
- the LOC108210619 gene encoding uncharacterized protein At2g29880-like, whose product is MAGDMESNNSSVLERGAGKNKRKWTEEEDEKLVEALMELVNTGKFKADNGFKPGYLTFLESSLQTKLPTARIKGKPHIESRMKTLKKDFSAVYDISYGANSSGFGWNAEDNVVTAPRDVWVQYLKVHPGAAKWQNTAMPSFKELSVIFGKDRATGNMAENLEDVVEELNTEAADELSLQEDLQRSTHSDESTSKKRKKGNVESLLEAVYAASDRIANQFEASTKLLIAAEEDMMQKKKQLNDELSKIPNLTVLQKLQVAKKIAKDEDLMILFFAAPAEEKIIFVHAVLDNQI